One Cohnella candidum genomic region harbors:
- a CDS encoding aldo/keto reductase, with translation MKMNKLGSSDLTVSEIGLGCMSLGTEEGKAAAIIHKALDRGVNLLDTADLYDSGRNEEIVGKAIQGRRDRVVLATKVGNRRVPGQEGWSWDPSKAYILSAIRESLRRLQTDYIDLYQLHGGTIGDPIDETIEAFEQLKREGLIRHYGISSIRPNVIREYASRSSIASVMNQYSILDRRAEESVLPLLKERGISVIARGPVASGRLAQGRAIEKGYLDYGVEELLLVREGLERLAVPGRNMAQLAIRYSLSHPAVAAVIPGASSEAQLEHNLGAADIPPLTEEEIAAIRALSKANVYADHR, from the coding sequence GTGAAAATGAACAAGCTCGGCTCGTCCGATCTGACGGTGAGCGAAATCGGCCTCGGCTGCATGTCGCTCGGAACCGAAGAGGGCAAAGCTGCTGCCATCATCCATAAGGCGTTGGACCGCGGGGTGAACCTGCTGGATACGGCGGATTTGTACGACTCGGGGCGTAACGAGGAAATCGTAGGGAAAGCGATCCAGGGAAGGCGCGATCGGGTCGTTCTCGCAACCAAAGTGGGAAACCGCCGCGTGCCCGGCCAAGAAGGCTGGAGTTGGGACCCTTCCAAGGCGTACATTCTATCGGCCATCCGGGAAAGCCTCCGCAGGCTGCAAACCGACTATATCGATCTCTATCAACTGCACGGCGGTACGATCGGGGACCCGATCGACGAAACCATCGAGGCGTTCGAGCAGTTGAAACGCGAAGGCTTGATCCGTCATTACGGGATATCCTCCATCCGCCCCAACGTGATTCGGGAATACGCGTCGCGCTCTTCGATCGCGAGCGTGATGAACCAATACAGTATCTTGGACCGCCGAGCGGAAGAGTCGGTATTACCGCTTTTGAAGGAACGCGGGATCAGCGTTATCGCTCGCGGGCCGGTCGCCAGCGGCCGGTTGGCGCAAGGCAGGGCGATCGAGAAGGGTTACCTGGACTACGGCGTGGAGGAGCTGCTTCTGGTGCGCGAAGGTTTGGAACGTCTGGCCGTTCCCGGGCGAAACATGGCGCAGCTGGCGATCCGCTACTCGCTCTCCCATCCGGCGGTGGCCGCCGTTATTCCCGGAGCGAGTTCGGAAGCGCAGCTCGAGCATAATCTTGGCGCCGCCGATATCCCTCCGTTGACGGAAGAGGAGATCGCGGCGATCCGGGCTCTAAGCAAGGCGAACGTATACGCAGACCACCGCTGA
- a CDS encoding assimilatory sulfite reductase (NADPH) flavoprotein subunit: protein MELQVTNSPFNQEQVELLNRLLPSLTEAQRSWLSGYMAALQFQGAVVGLTGAAPAASVQAPSAPAVPQEATILFGSQTGNSSGLAKKLSKKLTDQGVQVTLSSMSDFKPNNLKKVQNLFIIVSTHGEGEPPDNAVSFYEFLHSKRAPQLEGTRFSVLALGDTSYEFFCQTGKDFDKRLEELGARRVADRVDCDVDFEQPAAGWLEAVAKAMGETSGGTAAAATTATAATAGAESEYSRSNPFHAEVLENLNLNGRGSEKETRHVEISLEGSNLQYEPGDSIGIYPENDPRLVDELIAAAGWNADETVSDKNGESLKLRDALLRYYEITVLTKPLIEQVSKLAATSDLRKLLEPGSEQELKAYIKSRDLLDLVQDYGLKGVPAGDFVSLLRKIPPRLYSISSSPKATPDEVHVTVRAVRYEANGRERYGVCSVHLAERAEPGAQLPVFVQHNPNFKLPENPETPIIMIGPGTGAAPFRAFMMDKEESGAEGKTWMFFGDQRFRTDFLYQTEWQRWLKDGVLTRMDVAFSRDTDQKVYVQHRMLEKARDLYEWLQEGAVVYVCGDESRMAHDVHAALITILKQEGGMNDEQAAEYLARMQQDKRYQRDVY from the coding sequence TTGGAACTTCAAGTCACGAATAGTCCTTTTAACCAAGAACAAGTCGAATTGCTGAACCGGCTGCTGCCTTCCTTGACGGAAGCGCAGCGCAGCTGGCTGAGCGGATACATGGCGGCGCTGCAGTTTCAGGGAGCCGTAGTTGGCCTGACCGGAGCGGCTCCGGCGGCGTCCGTTCAGGCGCCGAGCGCGCCGGCGGTTCCCCAAGAGGCGACGATCCTGTTCGGGTCGCAAACCGGCAACTCGTCCGGATTGGCCAAGAAGCTGTCCAAAAAGCTGACCGACCAAGGGGTCCAGGTTACGCTCTCTTCCATGAGCGATTTCAAGCCGAACAACCTCAAAAAGGTGCAAAACCTGTTCATCATCGTCAGTACGCACGGAGAAGGAGAACCGCCGGACAACGCCGTTTCCTTCTATGAGTTCCTCCACAGCAAGCGGGCTCCGCAGCTGGAAGGCACTCGTTTCTCCGTGCTGGCTTTGGGCGATACGTCTTACGAATTTTTCTGCCAGACCGGCAAGGACTTCGACAAAAGGCTGGAAGAGCTCGGTGCACGTCGTGTGGCCGACCGCGTCGACTGCGACGTCGATTTCGAGCAGCCGGCGGCGGGGTGGCTGGAAGCCGTCGCGAAGGCTATGGGCGAAACGTCCGGCGGCACGGCAGCTGCGGCTACCACGGCAACCGCCGCAACGGCCGGAGCGGAGTCGGAGTATTCCCGTTCGAATCCGTTCCATGCGGAAGTGTTGGAAAACCTGAACCTGAACGGGCGCGGCTCGGAGAAGGAAACGAGGCACGTGGAAATCTCCCTTGAAGGGTCGAACCTTCAATACGAACCGGGCGACAGCATCGGCATTTATCCCGAAAACGACCCGAGGCTCGTGGACGAGCTGATCGCGGCAGCGGGCTGGAATGCGGACGAAACCGTCTCCGACAAAAACGGGGAGAGCCTGAAGCTGCGCGATGCGCTGCTCCGTTATTACGAAATCACCGTGCTGACGAAGCCGCTGATCGAGCAAGTTTCCAAGCTGGCCGCGACAAGCGATCTCCGCAAGCTCCTGGAACCGGGAAGCGAGCAGGAGCTCAAAGCATACATCAAGAGCCGGGACCTTCTGGACCTGGTCCAGGATTACGGGCTGAAGGGCGTGCCCGCGGGCGACTTCGTGTCCCTCCTGCGGAAGATTCCGCCGCGGCTGTACTCGATCTCGAGCTCCCCGAAAGCGACGCCGGACGAGGTGCACGTCACCGTCCGCGCCGTGCGTTACGAGGCGAACGGCCGCGAACGGTACGGCGTTTGCTCCGTCCATCTCGCGGAACGCGCGGAGCCGGGCGCCCAGCTGCCTGTGTTCGTCCAGCATAACCCGAACTTCAAGCTGCCGGAAAACCCGGAAACGCCGATCATCATGATCGGTCCGGGCACGGGCGCGGCACCGTTCCGGGCTTTCATGATGGACAAGGAAGAGAGCGGCGCCGAAGGGAAAACGTGGATGTTCTTCGGCGACCAGCGCTTCAGAACCGACTTCCTGTACCAGACCGAGTGGCAGCGCTGGCTCAAGGACGGCGTGCTGACCCGGATGGACGTAGCGTTCTCCCGCGACACGGATCAGAAAGTGTACGTACAGCATCGCATGCTCGAGAAGGCACGCGATCTGTACGAGTGGCTGCAGGAAGGCGCCGTGGTGTACGTCTGCGGCGACGAGAGCCGGATGGCTCACGACGTCCATGCGGCGCTGATCACGATTTTGAAGCAAGAAGGCGGCATGAACGACGAGCAGGCGGCCGAATACTTGGCCCGCATGCAGCAAGATAAACGTTACCAACGGGACGTGTATTGA
- a CDS encoding cellulase family glycosylhydrolase, with amino-acid sequence MKKSFIATLCLAVLLSTLLTVVGPSRASAAFGSADFLKANGTVLRNNSGNGAIVNLRGTNLGGWLLQEDWMSPLGAADEYSMRRTLINRFGEAGAQSLINGYQDTWIQASDLDNIKSMGMNVVRVPMYWEDFMYTNGTMKPDSVTFRKLDWLVSQASARNIYVILDLHGAPGGDCPWQSCGISNSNQLWSNATYQNWTVQIWQRLATHYNGNPTIAAYDLLNEPLVVMSGSESSSQIQQKMNFFNRMYQAVRAIDPNHVIIIAAFYDWPNAYAPSTFGWTNVMYQTHHYQFTNYDDWNLTNSEIDRWLKDLTQYQRNWNIPIYAGEFSFGQNDLYEKWLNGLNALNANWTNWTYKVKGGGNWGYYINNGNPSPDLNNDSSATIASKWNKFSTANFTPNTTFTNLVKKYTTAAPVTTTWSSLKAIANGNFVTADNSGADPLVANRTAVNDWERFKVINNADGTISLWSMANNKYVQADLNNGGRLIASASFINAWEKFTRVDLGNGQVALKSVANNQYVCADLNVGGVLYANRASASGWEAFVIANS; translated from the coding sequence ATGAAAAAAAGCTTCATCGCCACGCTTTGTTTAGCGGTATTGCTGTCTACGCTGCTGACGGTCGTCGGGCCTTCCCGCGCGAGCGCGGCGTTCGGCTCCGCCGATTTTCTCAAGGCGAACGGCACCGTGCTGCGAAACAATTCCGGCAACGGGGCGATCGTCAACCTGAGGGGGACGAACCTGGGCGGCTGGCTGCTGCAGGAGGATTGGATGTCCCCGCTCGGCGCGGCGGATGAGTATTCGATGCGGCGGACGCTGATCAACCGGTTCGGGGAAGCCGGCGCGCAGTCGTTGATTAACGGCTACCAGGATACGTGGATCCAAGCGAGCGACCTGGACAACATCAAGAGCATGGGGATGAACGTCGTCCGCGTGCCCATGTATTGGGAAGATTTCATGTACACGAACGGGACGATGAAGCCGGACTCCGTCACGTTCCGCAAGCTGGATTGGCTCGTATCCCAAGCGAGCGCCCGCAACATTTACGTCATCCTGGACCTGCACGGCGCGCCGGGAGGCGATTGCCCGTGGCAATCATGCGGCATTTCGAACTCCAACCAACTGTGGAGCAACGCAACTTATCAGAACTGGACGGTGCAGATTTGGCAGCGGCTGGCGACGCATTATAACGGAAATCCGACGATCGCGGCTTACGATTTGCTTAACGAGCCTCTCGTCGTCATGAGCGGCAGTGAAAGCTCGTCGCAAATCCAGCAGAAAATGAACTTTTTCAACCGCATGTACCAAGCGGTCCGCGCCATCGATCCGAACCACGTCATCATTATCGCCGCATTTTACGATTGGCCGAACGCTTATGCGCCTTCCACCTTCGGCTGGACGAACGTCATGTACCAGACGCATCATTACCAGTTCACGAACTACGACGACTGGAACCTGACGAATTCGGAAATCGACCGCTGGCTGAAGGACCTCACGCAATATCAGCGGAACTGGAACATCCCGATCTATGCCGGCGAGTTCTCGTTCGGGCAGAACGACCTTTACGAGAAATGGCTGAACGGGTTGAACGCCCTGAACGCCAACTGGACGAACTGGACCTACAAAGTGAAGGGCGGCGGCAACTGGGGCTATTACATCAACAACGGCAATCCTTCTCCCGACCTGAACAACGACAGCTCCGCCACGATCGCTTCCAAATGGAACAAGTTCAGCACGGCTAATTTCACCCCGAACACGACTTTCACCAACCTCGTGAAGAAATACACGACGGCGGCGCCGGTGACGACGACTTGGTCGAGCCTCAAGGCGATCGCCAACGGCAACTTCGTGACGGCCGATAACTCCGGAGCCGATCCGCTCGTCGCCAACCGCACGGCAGTGAACGACTGGGAGCGGTTCAAGGTGATCAACAACGCCGACGGAACGATCTCGCTCTGGTCGATGGCCAACAACAAATACGTACAGGCCGACTTGAACAACGGGGGAAGGCTGATCGCTTCCGCCTCCTTCATTAATGCCTGGGAGAAGTTCACGCGCGTCGATCTCGGCAACGGCCAGGTCGCGCTGAAATCCGTCGCCAACAACCAGTATGTGTGCGCGGATCTTAACGTCGGAGGCGTGCTGTACGCGAACCGCGCATCGGCCTCCGGCTGGGAAGCGTTCGTGATCGCGAACTCCTAA
- a CDS encoding X2-like carbohydrate binding domain-containing protein, whose translation MAHAMKKSRMWLLVILLFAAQLGTLISDKNTASASSASSVSPLASKPYMGWSSYSMQVYSGNGQWITADQIKAQSDAMHEKLQSHGYNYINVDAAWNGGMDGYGRPIPSTTLYPEGFTKLIDYVHANGQKFGIYLIPGLSPQAYKDDLPIYGTTDCTMRDIAAQPLRTADYWGIGYKIDFASPCAQKYIDSIADLIASWGVDFVKFDSVTPGSGHNDTTIDARDDVKAWSQALKRHNIWLELSWALDINYADTWKEYADGWRVEWDIECYCGTGGLTKWDNIARLFPKAEQWWRHAGPDSGWNDFDSLNVGNGAMDGITPDERRTAMTLWAVSSAPLYIGNDMTKLDDFGLSLLTNDEVIAVNQAGRPAHPVSTATTRQVWYANNGDGTYTVALFNLGSSPADVNVNWSEIGLQGPAAVRDLWSHSDLGTFASGYSASNVPSHGTRLFRVTAFGGTSTVNDDDTGIRYSGDWKRNDGRELAAAAQNLIVDVLDHTAANSTIAPTTAVFDKKVSAQADVSTTMALKGNTLSAIRVDGTALSPGSDYSVSGSEVTIRKEYLAGRPVGTTGLTFVFSAGAPQTLTIAVSDTTIRDSRVNPATVSFDRNPSAQGDVSLTLEASGNSLTGITQGSRPLAEGADYSVSGNAIVLKKAYLASLPTGTSDMTFSFSGGAPQTVTLVVRDSSQGAIVVLNDDDPSISYAGAWNRSTGRGLGDYKDDVHWTETAGDSFEYAFTGTGVELVTEMDPSQGAIDIYVDGEFKQTVSTYNIGRLAQQTVFNVTGLPYGPHTVKAVKKQSGFFMLLDQVRVLLPDLVTPTAAGFDKAAPADVSVTTAVYGGALSGIRNGGSTLVPDGDYAVTGNTVTVKQSYLANQPIGQTNLSFAFSGGASQTLAIAVTDSAANNSAISPASGSFDKKAGSQADVVATLELNGNTLVGISNGGTALSAGADYAVSGNEVAIKKEYLAARPVGITKLIFAFSAGASQTLTIEVRDTTPANSAVSPSSASFDQNASLQADLSAALTLNGNELTGIANGGAALTEGTDYTVSGSQIAIRKQYLASLPEGMQTLTFSFSGGAPQTMDIAVTDSSRGRYVVLNDDDAGISYTGAWNRSWNRGLGDFKDDVHYAETNGDAFEAAFTGTGVEVVTEKDSSQGDVEIYLDGVYQRTVSTYAPSRQVRQTVFAAAGLPDGAHTLKVVKKSGYYMLLDQLKFRIPDLIKPDKAAFDKTAPEDVTVSLTIDGSGLLGVSAGGTPLTRGTDYTVSGNQVTIKQSYLATRPTGAVQLAFSFRGDLQDDIHYAANNGDSFTYVFTGTGLEWISAKGPSQGDAAVYVDGVYKGTVSAYGAARQTAQTLFRLTGLPNGTHTFKAVKKSGEMMLTDGLRYTVASPVSVNDSDAGIKYKGNWKVSTGRGLGDYGDDVHYTERNGDFLQFKFEGTGVELVTETDASEGEIDIYLDDQYQQTISAYSPERKSGQTVYRVTGLPDGNHVLKALKKSGTYMLLDQFRVITGDAQYNDNDTSISYAGSWAVSSGRGLGDFNDDVHFTETNGDAFTFTFRGRGVELLTEKDASQGDIDIYVDGKFVKTVSTYSQTRLTGQSVYAVDNLSNGTHTLKAVKKSGTFMLLDSLKVSP comes from the coding sequence GTGGCTCACGCGATGAAGAAATCCCGGATGTGGTTGTTGGTTATCTTGCTGTTTGCCGCGCAGCTCGGCACCTTGATTTCGGACAAGAACACGGCGTCGGCATCCTCGGCCTCATCCGTCAGCCCATTGGCTTCGAAGCCTTACATGGGCTGGAGCAGCTACAGCATGCAGGTATACTCGGGCAACGGACAATGGATTACCGCCGACCAAATCAAAGCTCAGTCCGACGCCATGCACGAGAAACTCCAGTCTCACGGGTACAACTACATCAACGTGGACGCCGCGTGGAACGGCGGCATGGACGGTTACGGCCGGCCGATTCCGAGCACGACGCTGTACCCCGAAGGCTTTACCAAGTTGATCGATTACGTGCACGCCAACGGGCAGAAATTCGGAATCTATCTGATACCCGGACTTTCCCCGCAGGCGTACAAGGACGACTTGCCGATTTACGGAACGACGGATTGCACGATGCGGGACATCGCCGCGCAGCCGCTCAGAACGGCGGATTATTGGGGCATCGGCTATAAGATCGATTTCGCGAGCCCGTGCGCCCAGAAATACATCGATTCCATAGCCGACCTCATCGCGAGCTGGGGCGTCGACTTCGTCAAGTTCGACAGCGTGACGCCGGGCTCCGGCCATAATGATACGACGATCGACGCGCGCGACGACGTGAAGGCCTGGTCGCAAGCCTTAAAGCGCCATAACATTTGGCTGGAGCTGTCTTGGGCGCTCGACATCAATTACGCGGATACCTGGAAGGAATACGCGGACGGCTGGCGCGTGGAATGGGACATCGAGTGCTACTGCGGAACCGGCGGCTTGACCAAGTGGGACAACATCGCCCGCCTGTTCCCCAAAGCGGAGCAATGGTGGCGGCACGCGGGACCCGATTCGGGCTGGAACGATTTCGATTCCTTGAACGTCGGCAACGGCGCCATGGACGGCATCACCCCGGACGAACGCCGCACGGCCATGACGCTGTGGGCGGTCTCGTCGGCTCCGCTGTACATCGGCAATGACATGACGAAGCTGGACGATTTCGGCTTGTCGTTGCTGACAAACGACGAAGTGATCGCGGTGAACCAGGCCGGCCGGCCCGCGCATCCCGTCTCCACGGCAACGACCCGGCAGGTGTGGTATGCGAACAACGGGGACGGAACCTATACGGTCGCCTTGTTCAATCTCGGCAGCTCTCCTGCCGACGTGAACGTGAACTGGAGCGAGATCGGCCTGCAAGGACCGGCCGCCGTTCGCGACCTGTGGAGCCATTCCGATCTGGGTACGTTCGCTTCCGGCTACTCGGCGTCGAACGTACCCTCGCACGGTACGCGGCTGTTCCGGGTGACGGCATTCGGCGGTACGTCCACCGTCAATGACGACGATACCGGGATCCGGTATTCGGGAGACTGGAAGCGCAACGACGGCCGGGAACTCGCCGCGGCCGCCCAGAACCTGATCGTCGACGTGCTCGATCACACGGCGGCGAACAGCACCATCGCCCCGACGACGGCCGTATTCGATAAAAAGGTTTCCGCGCAGGCAGACGTATCCACAACAATGGCGTTAAAAGGAAATACGCTGAGCGCGATCCGGGTGGACGGAACCGCTTTGTCCCCCGGCAGCGACTATTCGGTTTCGGGCAGCGAAGTCACGATCCGGAAGGAATACCTGGCCGGACGTCCGGTCGGGACGACCGGCTTGACGTTCGTCTTCAGCGCGGGAGCGCCGCAGACGCTGACGATCGCGGTGAGCGACACGACGATCCGCGACAGCCGGGTGAATCCGGCGACGGTGAGCTTCGACCGCAATCCCTCCGCTCAGGGCGACGTCTCGCTGACCCTGGAGGCGAGCGGAAACAGCCTGACCGGGATTACGCAGGGAAGCCGTCCGCTTGCGGAGGGAGCCGACTATTCGGTTTCCGGCAACGCGATCGTGCTGAAGAAAGCGTATCTGGCGAGCCTTCCGACCGGAACGTCGGATATGACGTTCTCGTTCAGCGGCGGTGCGCCTCAGACTGTCACTCTCGTCGTTCGGGACTCTTCGCAGGGCGCAATCGTCGTGCTGAACGACGACGATCCGTCGATCTCGTACGCAGGCGCGTGGAACCGCAGCACGGGACGGGGCCTCGGGGACTACAAGGATGACGTCCACTGGACCGAGACCGCCGGCGACTCGTTCGAATACGCGTTTACGGGCACGGGCGTCGAGCTCGTGACGGAGATGGATCCGTCTCAAGGCGCAATCGATATTTACGTAGACGGGGAGTTCAAGCAGACGGTCAGCACTTACAACATCGGCCGCCTCGCTCAGCAAACCGTATTCAACGTTACCGGTCTTCCTTATGGGCCGCATACGGTGAAGGCCGTCAAAAAACAATCGGGCTTTTTCATGCTGCTCGACCAGGTGAGGGTTCTGCTGCCCGATCTCGTGACGCCGACCGCGGCCGGTTTCGATAAAGCCGCGCCTGCCGACGTTTCCGTCACGACCGCCGTCTACGGAGGTGCGCTCTCCGGCATTCGCAACGGCGGCAGTACGCTGGTACCGGACGGCGATTATGCGGTGACCGGAAATACCGTCACGGTCAAGCAAAGTTACCTGGCGAACCAGCCGATCGGTCAAACGAACCTCAGTTTCGCCTTCTCCGGCGGGGCTTCGCAGACGCTGGCGATCGCGGTGACGGATTCGGCGGCCAACAACAGCGCGATCAGCCCGGCCTCGGGAAGCTTCGATAAGAAAGCCGGATCGCAGGCCGACGTCGTCGCGACGCTCGAGCTGAACGGCAACACCCTCGTCGGAATCTCGAACGGAGGGACGGCTTTGTCCGCGGGCGCCGATTACGCAGTCAGCGGGAACGAAGTCGCCATCAAGAAAGAATATCTGGCCGCGCGGCCCGTCGGCATCACCAAGCTGATCTTCGCTTTCAGCGCAGGCGCTTCTCAGACCCTGACGATCGAGGTCCGCGACACGACTCCCGCGAACAGCGCGGTCAGCCCGTCGTCCGCGAGCTTTGACCAGAACGCTTCGCTGCAAGCGGATCTCTCCGCCGCGTTGACGCTGAACGGCAACGAGCTGACCGGCATCGCGAACGGCGGAGCGGCGCTGACGGAAGGCACAGACTATACCGTTTCCGGAAGCCAGATTGCGATCCGCAAACAATATCTCGCTTCTTTGCCGGAAGGCATGCAGACACTCACTTTCTCGTTCAGCGGAGGCGCGCCGCAAACGATGGACATCGCCGTCACCGATTCTTCCCGAGGACGCTACGTGGTCCTGAACGACGATGACGCGGGCATTTCGTACACGGGCGCCTGGAACCGAAGCTGGAACCGGGGCCTCGGGGATTTCAAGGATGACGTGCATTACGCCGAAACGAACGGAGATGCTTTCGAGGCCGCTTTCACGGGAACCGGAGTGGAAGTGGTCACCGAGAAGGATTCGTCGCAGGGCGACGTCGAGATCTATCTGGACGGCGTTTACCAGCGCACGGTGAGCACTTACGCGCCAAGCAGGCAAGTCCGGCAAACGGTCTTCGCCGCGGCGGGGCTGCCGGACGGCGCCCATACGCTGAAGGTCGTGAAGAAATCCGGCTATTACATGCTGCTCGATCAGCTGAAATTCCGAATCCCGGATTTAATCAAGCCGGATAAAGCCGCGTTCGACAAAACCGCGCCTGAAGACGTGACGGTATCGCTGACGATCGACGGCAGCGGCTTGCTCGGCGTTTCGGCCGGCGGCACGCCGCTCACGCGGGGAACCGATTATACGGTTTCGGGCAACCAAGTGACGATCAAGCAATCTTACTTGGCGACCCGTCCGACGGGCGCGGTCCAGCTGGCCTTCTCCTTCCGGGGCGACCTCCAGGACGATATCCATTACGCCGCGAATAACGGCGACAGCTTCACCTACGTCTTCACCGGCACGGGCCTGGAGTGGATCTCGGCCAAAGGTCCTTCGCAAGGAGACGCGGCGGTCTATGTGGACGGCGTCTACAAAGGGACGGTCAGCGCCTACGGCGCCGCGCGCCAAACCGCCCAGACGTTGTTCCGGCTCACGGGTCTGCCGAATGGGACGCATACGTTCAAAGCCGTGAAAAAATCCGGCGAGATGATGCTCACGGACGGCTTGCGGTATACAGTGGCTTCCCCGGTGTCCGTGAACGACTCGGATGCCGGCATCAAATACAAAGGAAATTGGAAGGTCAGCACCGGCAGAGGGCTCGGCGACTATGGGGATGACGTCCATTACACCGAGCGGAACGGCGACTTCCTCCAATTCAAGTTCGAGGGAACGGGGGTTGAGCTGGTCACCGAGACGGACGCCTCCGAGGGAGAGATCGATATCTATCTGGACGATCAATACCAGCAGACGATCAGCGCATACAGTCCGGAACGAAAGTCTGGGCAGACCGTATACCGCGTAACCGGGCTGCCGGACGGCAACCACGTGCTCAAAGCCTTGAAGAAATCCGGGACCTATATGCTGCTGGACCAATTCAGGGTCATCACGGGGGACGCCCAGTACAACGATAACGATACGAGCATCTCTTACGCCGGCTCTTGGGCGGTCAGCAGCGGCCGCGGCCTCGGGGATTTCAACGATGACGTTCATTTCACCGAAACGAACGGCGATGCCTTCACTTTCACGTTCCGGGGACGCGGAGTCGAATTGCTGACGGAGAAAGACGCTTCCCAAGGCGACATCGATATTTACGTCGACGGCAAATTCGTGAAGACGGTCAGCACTTACAGCCAGACCCGCCTGACCGGGCAGTCCGTTTACGCCGTCGACAACCTCTCGAACGGCACGCACACGCTAAAGGCCGTCAAGAAATCGGGAACCTTCATGCTGTTGGATTCCTTGAAAGTCAGTCCTTAA
- the lepB gene encoding signal peptidase I: MKYLREIRSWLGSFGIAFLIALVVGIFVFQPYRVDGHSMDPTLHDGERVYVSKLSHTFDYMPAYGDIVIIDSRVDRKRTFMDEIKDHPFFAWFESGNDHTYYVKRVIGKPGDFIEIKGGKLYRNGKALDEPYTKEPMTDVGDQTWTVPKDSIFVMGDNRNNSEDSRAIGYIPLDHVMGIMKF; this comes from the coding sequence ATGAAATACCTGAGAGAAATCCGAAGTTGGTTAGGATCGTTCGGCATCGCGTTCCTGATCGCTCTAGTCGTAGGCATTTTCGTGTTCCAGCCTTACCGCGTGGACGGACATTCGATGGATCCGACGCTTCATGACGGGGAACGCGTTTATGTCTCGAAATTGTCCCACACCTTCGATTACATGCCGGCATACGGGGATATCGTCATCATCGACAGCCGGGTCGACCGCAAACGCACGTTCATGGACGAAATCAAGGACCATCCCTTCTTCGCGTGGTTCGAAAGCGGCAATGATCATACTTATTACGTGAAGCGGGTCATCGGCAAGCCCGGCGATTTCATCGAAATCAAGGGCGGCAAGCTGTACCGCAATGGGAAGGCGCTCGACGAGCCTTATACGAAGGAACCGATGACCGACGTCGGGGATCAGACCTGGACCGTGCCGAAGGACAGCATTTTCGTCATGGGGGACAACCGGAACAACAGCGAGGACAGCCGGGCGATCGGGTACATTCCGCTCGATCACGTCATGGGCATCATGAAGTTCTGA
- a CDS encoding SGNH/GDSL hydrolase family protein produces the protein MEARLNGIRYANPRRGLPHTEAKLRAREPVTVAFLGGSITEGYGAVDPDAGSWRALTEAYLEERFPLTVFNFVNAGVGGTNSALGAHRLQEHVFSGGAVDLLFVEFCVNDSEGRGHSEEDRIASIRGMEGIVRQCRRISPDTDIVFLYAADDKNRNERLPFYAAVHEEVAARYEIPSVNFVAGVFETVASGAKRWEQLAPDGVHPNDEGYSLYAGWLRDFLDRYLRPAAGAAAASEVEPLLPEPLVRDNFEFARTLGIREATSVDRMDWSGEAPIPLINWRYGPEHLYTEQAGAGITFEAEGRGAGLLLLCGPDTGIFEYSVDEGSFVPYNPFDAWCPGVYRPVLALFPFREERSVMRVTVRNADGKDERSIGNGLRILRLLAR, from the coding sequence GTGGAAGCAAGATTGAACGGAATACGTTATGCGAATCCGCGAAGGGGACTGCCTCACACGGAAGCCAAACTTCGCGCACGGGAGCCCGTGACCGTTGCTTTTCTGGGAGGGTCGATCACCGAGGGGTACGGGGCGGTCGACCCCGATGCGGGCAGTTGGCGGGCTTTGACCGAAGCCTACTTGGAAGAGAGGTTTCCGTTGACGGTCTTCAACTTCGTGAACGCAGGGGTAGGCGGCACGAATTCGGCGCTCGGCGCGCATCGCCTGCAGGAACACGTATTTTCCGGAGGCGCGGTCGATCTGCTGTTCGTGGAGTTTTGCGTGAACGACAGCGAAGGCCGCGGCCATTCGGAGGAGGATCGGATCGCTTCGATCCGGGGAATGGAGGGAATCGTCCGGCAATGCCGGCGGATTTCGCCGGATACGGACATCGTTTTTCTCTACGCGGCGGACGACAAGAACCGAAACGAACGCTTGCCGTTCTATGCGGCCGTTCATGAAGAAGTCGCGGCCCGCTATGAAATTCCGTCGGTCAACTTCGTGGCGGGGGTGTTCGAAACGGTCGCGTCCGGCGCCAAAAGATGGGAGCAGCTCGCGCCGGACGGCGTCCACCCGAACGACGAAGGATACTCCCTGTACGCCGGCTGGCTGCGGGACTTTCTCGATCGGTACCTGAGGCCGGCGGCCGGCGCGGCTGCCGCTTCTGAGGTCGAACCGTTGCTCCCGGAACCTCTCGTGCGGGACAATTTCGAGTTCGCCCGCACGCTGGGCATTCGTGAGGCAACTTCCGTAGACCGCATGGATTGGAGCGGCGAAGCGCCGATCCCGTTGATCAACTGGAGGTACGGTCCGGAGCATCTTTACACGGAACAAGCCGGAGCGGGAATCACATTCGAAGCCGAAGGGCGCGGCGCAGGGCTGCTGCTGCTCTGCGGACCGGATACCGGCATCTTCGAATACTCGGTCGACGAAGGATCCTTCGTGCCGTACAACCCGTTCGACGCTTGGTGCCCCGGCGTTTACCGGCCCGTCTTGGCGTTGTTTCCCTTCCGCGAAGAACGGTCCGTCATGCGCGTAACGGTTCGGAACGCAGATGGCAAAGACGAACGGAGCATCGGCAACGGTCTTCGGATTTTAAGGCTTCTCGCGCGTTGA